Proteins encoded within one genomic window of Camelina sativa cultivar DH55 chromosome 19, Cs, whole genome shotgun sequence:
- the LOC104767241 gene encoding diacylglycerol kinase 3 → MDSPVSKSDASKEKFVGSPRPSSTTTADSKAMRGCGLSNLTWVGVDKVELRQRLMMPEYLRLAMRDCIKRKDSTAIPDHLLLPGGAVADMAPHAPMVVFINPKSGGRHGPVLKERLQLLMSEEQVFDLTEVKPHEFVQYGLACLETVAAKGDECAKECRARLRIMVAGGDGTVGWVLGCLGELNKEGKLPIPPVGVIPLGTGNDLSRSFGWGGSFPFAWRSAIKRTLHRASMGPVARLDSWKILVSMPSGEVVDPPYSLKPAEDNELDQGLDAGIDAPPLAKSYEGVFYNYLSIGMDAQVAYGFHHLRNTKPYLAQGPISNKIIYSGFGCTQGWFCTPCVNDPGLRGLRNIMKIHIKKANCADWEEIAVPKNVRSIVALNLHSYGSGSHPWGNLKPDYLEKRGFVEAHCDDGLIEIFGFKQGWHASFVMAELISAIHIAQAAAVRFELRGGDWRDAFLQMDGEPWKQPMSTEYSTFVEIKKVPFQSLMINNE, encoded by the exons ATGGACTCTCCGGTGTCAAAATCCGATGCGTCGAAAGAGAAATTCGTGGGTTCACCACGGCCATCATCAACAACGACGGCTGATTCAAAGGCGATGAGAGGTTGTGGACTCTCTAATCTGACATGGGTTGGTGTTGATAAAGTTGAGCTTCGTCAGAGGCTGATGATGCCTGAGTATCTCCGTCTAGCTATGCGTGACTGTATCAAACGGAAAGATTCAACGGCCATTCCTGATCATTTGCTTCTTCCTGGTGGTGCTGTTGCTGATATGGCTCCTCATGCCCCAATGGTTGTTTTCATTAACCCCAAATCTGGTGGTCGTCATGGTCCTGTGCTTAAAGAGAGGCTTCAACTGTTGATGAGCGAAGAACAG GTGTTTGATCTTACGGAAGTGAAGCCTCATGAGTTTGTTCAATACGGGTTGGCGTGTTTGGAGACAGTGGCAGCGAAAGGAGATGAATGTGCTAAAGAATGCAGAGCAAGGTTGAGGATTATG GTTGCAGGTGGTGATGGTACTGTTGGTTGGGTTCTTGGATGTCTTGGAGAGCTTAATAAAGAAGGGAAGTTACCTATTCCTCCTGTTGGCGTTATCCCTCTCGGTACTGGGAATGATCTCTCTAGAAGTTTTGGTTGG GGTGGTTCGTTCCCTTTTGCATGGAGATCCGCTATTAAAAGAACACTCCATCGTGCAAGTATGGGTCCAGTTGCTCGACTAGACAG CTGGAAGATATTAGTGTCAATGCCATCCGGAGAAGTCGTGGATCCTCCTTATTCTTTAAAACCTGCCGAGGATAATGAACTTGATCAG ggTTTGGACGCGGGAATAGATGCACCTCCACTTGCAAAGTCTTATGAAGGCGTTTTCTACAATTACTTAAGCATAG GTATGGATGCTCAAGTTGCATATGGCTTCCACCATCTTCGCAACACTAAACCATATCTTGCTCAAGGCCCTATTTCAAATAAG ATTATTTATTCAGGTTTTGGTTGCACTCAGGGTTGGTTTTGCACGCCTTGTGTCAATGATCCAGGTTTAAG GGGACTTAGGAACATAATGAAAATACACATCAAAAAAGCCAACTGTGCTGATTGGGAGGAGATTGCAGTCCcgaaaaa tgtgagATCAATTGTGGCATTGAATCTTCACAGCTATGGAAGTGGAAGTCATCCGTGGGGTAATCTAAAGCCGGACTATCTAGAGAAg AGAGGATTTGTGGAAGCACATTGTGATGATGGTTTGATagagatttttggttttaaacaaGGATGGCACGCGTCATTTGTCATGGCTGAGCTCATCTCTGCCATACACATAGCTCAg GCTGCGGCGGTAAGATTTGAGCTAAGAGGAGGTGACTGGAGAGACGCGTTCTTGCAAATGGATGGTGAGCCATGGAAGCAACCAATGAGCACAGAGTACTCAACATTTGTGGAGATCAAGAAAGTTCCTTTTCAATCTTTAATGATAAATAATGAATGA